The following coding sequences are from one Haemophilus haemolyticus window:
- a CDS encoding outer membrane protein transport protein — protein MKKFNQSVLATAMLLAAGGANAAAFQLAEVSTSGLGRAYAGEAAIADNASVVATNPALMSLFKTAQFSTGGVYVDSRINMNGDVATSVKNLSVANKKGSASERRVVPGAFVPNLYFVAPVNDKLAVGAGMNVNFGLKSEYGDSYDAGVFGGKTDLTAINLNLSGAYRVTEGLSVGLGVNAVYAKAQVERNAGIIADSVTTARNGGVFSVLPDKQKAIGNYLTSKDKSVVSLQDKAAWGFGWNAGVMYQFNESNRIGLAYHSKVDIDFTDRTATSLEAGVIGAGKKGNLTLKLPDYLELSGFHQLTDKFAVHYSYKYTHWSRLTKLHASYENGEKAFDKELQYSNNSRIALGASYNLDEKLTLRAGIAYDQAASRHHRSAAIPDTNRTWYSLGATYKFTPNLSVDLGYAYLKGKKVHFKEVETVGKAPLILNETANYTSQAHANLYGLNLNYSF, from the coding sequence ATGAAAAAATTTAATCAATCTGTATTAGCAACGGCAATGTTATTGGCTGCAGGTGGCGCAAATGCGGCTGCGTTCCAATTGGCAGAAGTATCGACTTCAGGTTTAGGTCGTGCCTATGCTGGTGAAGCTGCGATTGCGGATAATGCCTCTGTCGTGGCAACTAACCCGGCTTTGATGAGTTTATTTAAAACTGCACAGTTTTCCACAGGTGGCGTTTATGTTGATTCTAGAATTAATATGAATGGTGATGTAGCTACTTCTGTGAAAAATCTTTCAGTAGCAAATAAGAAAGGTTCAGCTTCAGAGCGTAGAGTTGTTCCTGGTGCTTTTGTGCCAAATCTTTATTTCGTTGCTCCAGTGAATGATAAATTAGCTGTGGGCGCAGGAATGAATGTAAATTTCGGTCTAAAAAGTGAATATGGCGATAGTTATGATGCTGGTGTATTTGGTGGAAAAACTGACTTGACTGCTATCAACTTAAATTTAAGTGGTGCTTATCGAGTAACAGAAGGCTTGAGCGTAGGTTTAGGGGTAAATGCGGTTTATGCTAAAGCCCAAGTTGAACGGAATGCTGGTATTATTGCGGATAGTGTTACGACTGCAAGAAACGGAGGTGTATTCTCAGTACTGCCAGATAAACAAAAAGCAATTGGTAACTATTTGACCTCTAAAGACAAATCTGTTGTGTCATTACAAGATAAAGCAGCTTGGGGATTTGGCTGGAATGCAGGTGTAATGTATCAATTTAATGAAAGTAACCGAATTGGTTTAGCCTATCATTCTAAAGTGGACATTGATTTTACTGACCGCACTGCCACTAGTTTAGAAGCAGGGGTTATTGGGGCGGGGAAAAAAGGTAATTTAACCCTTAAATTGCCAGATTACTTAGAACTTTCTGGTTTTCATCAATTAACTGACAAATTTGCAGTGCATTATAGTTATAAATATACTCATTGGAGTCGTTTAACAAAATTACATGCTAGCTATGAAAATGGTGAGAAAGCTTTTGATAAAGAATTACAATATAGTAATAACTCTCGTATTGCATTAGGAGCAAGTTATAACCTTGATGAAAAATTGACCTTACGTGCGGGTATTGCTTACGATCAAGCTGCATCTCGTCATCACCGTAGTGCTGCAATTCCAGATACCAATCGCACTTGGTATAGTTTAGGGGCAACCTATAAATTCACACCGAATTTATCTGTTGATCTTGGCTATGCTTACTTAAAAGGTAAGAAAGTTCACTTTAAAGAAGTAGAAACAGTAGGTAAAGCTCCATTAATATTGAATGAAACTGCAAATTATACTTCTCAAGCACACGCAAACCTTTACGGGTTAAACTTAAATTATAGTTTCTAA
- a CDS encoding YfcZ/YiiS family protein — translation MTVKCKAEESLTCSCVDVGTIIDGSDCSVEVHQVYSTEADANAALERLMKKARDTESDPCEIKSEIMAVENGVQLNASFTFSCQAEAMIFELANR, via the coding sequence ATGACCGTAAAATGCAAAGCAGAAGAATCCTTAACTTGCAGCTGTGTTGATGTAGGCACTATTATTGACGGCTCTGACTGTAGCGTAGAAGTGCATCAAGTTTATAGCACAGAAGCTGATGCCAATGCAGCGCTTGAGCGATTAATGAAGAAAGCGCGCGATACAGAAAGTGATCCTTGCGAAATTAAAAGCGAAATCATGGCGGTTGAAAACGGTGTTCAATTAAATGCCTCTTTCACTTTTAGTTGCCAAGCAGAAGCGATGATTTTTGAACTCGCAAATCGTTAA
- the purM gene encoding phosphoribosylformylglycinamidine cyclo-ligase, whose amino-acid sequence MSKQSLSYKDAGVDINAGNALVERIKPEVKRTTRAEVIGGLGGFGALCAIPSKYKEPILVSGTDGVGTKLRLAIDLKKHDTIGIDLVAMCVNDLVVQGAEPLFFLDYYATGKLDVDVAADVVKGIADGCVQSGCALVGGETAEMPGMYHAGDYDLAGFCVGVVEKSEIIDGSRVKNGDALIALGSSGPHSNGYSLVRKVIDVSGVNPATELLDNKPLSEHVLAPTKIYVKSVLALIKQADVHAIAHLTGGGFWENIPRVLPKNTKAVIDEKSWKWPSVFNWLQEKGNIDTYEMYRTFNCGVGMVIALPQEQVETALAILKQAGENAWLIGHIEHAEDDAEQVLIA is encoded by the coding sequence GTGAGCAAACAATCATTAAGCTATAAAGATGCCGGAGTTGACATTAATGCAGGCAATGCCTTGGTTGAACGAATTAAACCTGAAGTAAAACGAACCACTCGTGCAGAAGTTATCGGGGGATTAGGTGGATTTGGCGCCTTATGTGCGATACCCAGCAAATACAAAGAACCTATTTTAGTATCAGGTACCGATGGAGTTGGCACGAAATTACGCTTAGCCATTGATTTAAAAAAACATGACACCATTGGCATTGATTTAGTCGCCATGTGTGTCAATGATTTAGTCGTTCAAGGTGCTGAACCACTGTTTTTCTTAGATTATTATGCAACAGGAAAACTAGATGTTGATGTGGCTGCTGACGTTGTAAAAGGAATTGCTGATGGTTGTGTGCAATCGGGTTGTGCATTAGTGGGGGGCGAAACAGCAGAAATGCCAGGCATGTACCATGCAGGCGATTATGATTTAGCCGGATTCTGTGTAGGCGTTGTAGAGAAATCTGAAATTATTGATGGTAGCCGTGTAAAGAATGGCGATGCATTAATTGCCTTAGGTTCCAGTGGCCCACATTCAAACGGTTATTCTTTAGTTCGTAAAGTGATTGATGTCTCGGGCGTTAATCCTGCAACAGAACTGCTTGATAATAAACCATTAAGCGAACATGTACTTGCGCCAACAAAAATCTATGTCAAATCCGTGTTAGCACTTATTAAGCAAGCCGATGTACATGCGATTGCGCATTTAACAGGCGGCGGGTTCTGGGAAAACATTCCGCGCGTATTGCCTAAAAACACCAAAGCAGTAATTGATGAAAAAAGCTGGAAATGGCCTTCCGTGTTTAATTGGTTACAAGAAAAAGGCAATATTGACACATATGAAATGTACCGAACCTTCAATTGTGGTGTGGGCATGGTAATTGCGCTTCCTCAGGAGCAAGTCGAAACTGCATTAGCGATCTTAAAACAAGCGGGTGAGAATGCATGGTTAATCGGGCATATTGAACATGCTGAAGATGATGCAGAACAAGTTCTGATTGCATAA
- the cpdA gene encoding 3',5'-cyclic-AMP phosphodiesterase, which yields MKNTFVYQTEKPVIKLLQITDPHLFKDESAELLGVNTQASFAQVLKEIQQENNQFDVILATGDLVQDSSDEGYIRFVEMMKPFNKPVFWIPGNHDFQPKMAEFLNQPPMNSAKHLLLGENWQALLLDSQVYGVPHGQLSQHQLDLLKETLEKNPERYTLVVLHHHLLPTNSAWLDQHNLRNSHELAEVLAPFSNVKAILYGHIHQEVNSEWNGYQVMATPATCIQFKPDCQYFSLDTLQPGWREIELHSDGSISTEVKRIQQEEFLPNMQEEGY from the coding sequence ATGAAAAATACGTTTGTTTATCAGACGGAAAAGCCTGTTATTAAATTATTACAAATTACGGATCCCCATTTATTTAAAGATGAAAGCGCTGAATTATTGGGGGTAAATACACAAGCAAGTTTTGCTCAAGTATTAAAGGAAATTCAGCAAGAAAATAACCAATTTGATGTGATTCTTGCTACAGGCGATCTGGTGCAGGATAGTAGTGATGAAGGTTACATTCGCTTTGTAGAAATGATGAAACCTTTTAATAAACCCGTATTTTGGATTCCGGGAAATCACGATTTTCAGCCTAAAATGGCAGAATTTTTAAATCAACCACCAATGAACTCGGCAAAACATCTTCTATTGGGCGAGAATTGGCAAGCCTTATTGTTGGATAGCCAAGTTTACGGTGTACCACATGGGCAACTAAGCCAGCATCAACTCGATTTATTAAAAGAAACCTTAGAAAAAAATCCTGAACGCTATACGTTGGTTGTATTACACCATCATTTATTACCTACTAATTCTGCATGGCTTGATCAACATAACCTTCGTAATTCTCATGAATTGGCAGAAGTGCTTGCGCCTTTTTCCAATGTGAAGGCTATTTTGTATGGGCATATTCATCAAGAAGTAAACAGTGAATGGAATGGTTATCAAGTGATGGCAACGCCAGCAACTTGTATTCAATTTAAACCTGATTGCCAATATTTTTCTCTTGATACGTTACAGCCTGGTTGGCGTGAAATTGAGCTACATTCAGATGGTTCAATTAGTACGGAAGTAAAGCGCATTCAGCAAGAGGAATTTTTGCCGAATATGCAAGAAGAAGGGTATTAA
- the nudF gene encoding ADP-ribose diphosphatase produces the protein MSEIQHFSQQDIEILGEQTLYQGFFTLKRIQFKHKLFAGGESGVVTRELLIKGAASAVIAYDPKEDSVILVEQVRIGAAYHSESNRSPWLLELIAGMVEQGEKPEEVALRESEEEAGIQVKNLTHCLSVWDSPGGTVERIHLFVGEVDSSQAKGIHGLAEENEDIRVHVVKREQAYQWMCEGKIDNGIAVIGLQWLQLNYAQLQQRWKCS, from the coding sequence ATGTCAGAAATTCAACATTTTAGCCAACAAGATATAGAAATATTGGGTGAACAAACTTTATATCAAGGTTTTTTCACACTCAAACGAATTCAATTTAAACATAAGCTTTTTGCAGGTGGTGAAAGCGGTGTGGTAACGCGTGAATTACTTATTAAAGGTGCTGCCTCTGCCGTTATCGCTTATGATCCAAAAGAAGATTCGGTGATTTTAGTTGAACAAGTTCGTATTGGCGCAGCTTATCATTCTGAATCTAATCGTTCGCCTTGGTTACTCGAATTAATTGCAGGTATGGTGGAACAAGGTGAAAAGCCAGAAGAGGTTGCTTTGCGTGAGAGTGAAGAAGAAGCGGGAATTCAAGTAAAAAATTTAACGCATTGCTTAAGTGTGTGGGATAGCCCAGGTGGAACGGTGGAGCGAATTCATTTATTTGTTGGTGAGGTTGATAGTTCACAAGCAAAAGGTATTCACGGTTTGGCTGAAGAAAATGAAGACATTCGAGTACACGTAGTAAAACGTGAACAGGCGTATCAATGGATGTGCGAGGGGAAAATTGATAATGGCATTGCAGTGATTGGATTGCAGTGGCTTCAATTAAATTATGCTCAGTTACAACAGCGTTGGAAGTGTAGTTAG
- the xseA gene encoding exodeoxyribonuclease VII large subunit, translating into MSDNIYSVSQLNSAARQMLEGNFSQIWLTGEISNFTQPVSGHWYLTLKDENAQVRCAMFRMKNLRVAFRPQNGMQVLVRANVSLYEPRGDYQLIIDSMHPAGEGLLQQQFEALKMKLAAEGLFAQNLKKNLPHFSKAVGIITSSTGAALQDILHILARRDPSLKVVIYPTAVQGKEATAEIVQMIELANLRQEVDVLIVGRGGGSLEDLWCFNEEEVVRAIFRSTLPIISAVGHETDVTIADFVADLRAPTPSAAAELVSRNQDELLQQLRHQQQRLDMAFDRLFTRKSQRLKQLILRLQNQHPQNQLRAQQAKNEQLTHRLQLAMWRQFENTQQKFTALSSRLKQNPLPYRVQRHQQRLEQLQVRLNFSINRQVTERQHKLATLCGKLDGLSPLKVLARGYSIAENPQGKAIVSVKDVNQGDFITTQVADGKIVSKVL; encoded by the coding sequence ATGTCAGACAATATTTATTCCGTCTCTCAACTGAATTCTGCCGCACGTCAGATGCTTGAGGGTAATTTTTCCCAAATTTGGCTAACGGGTGAAATTTCCAATTTTACCCAACCTGTGTCTGGGCATTGGTATTTAACGCTGAAAGATGAAAATGCGCAGGTGCGTTGCGCGATGTTTCGCATGAAAAATTTGCGTGTAGCTTTTCGTCCACAAAATGGAATGCAAGTGCTTGTGCGTGCCAATGTGAGTTTATATGAGCCTCGCGGTGATTATCAGCTTATTATTGATTCGATGCACCCAGCTGGCGAGGGATTATTGCAACAGCAATTTGAAGCGTTAAAAATGAAGTTGGCTGCGGAAGGATTGTTTGCTCAAAATCTTAAGAAAAATCTACCGCACTTTAGTAAAGCAGTGGGGATTATTACGTCTTCTACAGGTGCGGCATTACAGGATATTTTGCATATTTTGGCACGTCGTGATCCAAGTTTAAAAGTCGTCATTTATCCCACTGCGGTTCAAGGCAAAGAGGCGACAGCAGAAATTGTGCAGATGATTGAACTTGCCAATCTGCGACAAGAAGTGGATGTATTAATTGTGGGGCGTGGTGGAGGTTCATTAGAAGATCTTTGGTGCTTTAATGAAGAAGAAGTGGTGCGAGCGATTTTTCGTTCAACCTTACCTATTATCAGTGCGGTAGGTCATGAAACAGATGTGACGATTGCCGATTTTGTTGCAGATCTTCGTGCGCCGACCCCTTCTGCTGCGGCTGAGCTAGTTAGTCGTAATCAAGATGAATTATTGCAACAACTGCGCCATCAACAGCAACGTTTAGATATGGCATTTGATCGCTTATTTACGCGAAAAAGCCAGCGTTTGAAACAGCTAATTTTACGATTGCAAAATCAACATCCACAAAATCAGTTACGCGCTCAACAGGCGAAAAATGAACAGCTTACGCATCGCTTGCAACTTGCTATGTGGCGTCAGTTTGAAAATACACAACAAAAATTCACCGCACTTTCTTCTCGCTTGAAACAAAATCCATTGCCATATCGAGTGCAACGTCACCAACAACGCTTAGAGCAGTTACAAGTGCGGTTAAATTTCAGCATAAATCGCCAAGTGACGGAACGTCAACATAAACTGGCAACGTTATGCGGAAAATTGGATGGCTTAAGTCCCTTGAAGGTATTGGCAAGAGGTTATTCGATTGCAGAGAACCCGCAAGGTAAAGCCATTGTTAGCGTGAAAGATGTCAATCAAGGGGACTTCATTACAACTCAAGTGGCTGATGGAAAAATTGTGAGTAAGGTTTTGTAG